A single Defluviitalea saccharophila DNA region contains:
- a CDS encoding secondary thiamine-phosphate synthase enzyme YjbQ translates to METNLFQFPVSTKKNEEFVDITYLIKQAVEKSKIQNGIAVVYCPHTTAGITINENADPDVVRDIIATLDKVFPVHGDYRHFEGNSHAHLKSSYMGAEKTIIIHEGKLVLGTWQSVYFCEFDGPRNRKVFIKLISD, encoded by the coding sequence GTGGAGACCAATTTATTTCAATTTCCAGTTTCTACGAAGAAAAATGAAGAATTTGTAGACATTACATATTTAATTAAGCAAGCGGTAGAAAAGTCAAAAATTCAAAATGGTATTGCCGTTGTGTATTGTCCCCATACAACAGCAGGTATTACGATTAATGAAAATGCCGATCCCGATGTTGTAAGAGACATCATAGCAACGCTTGATAAAGTTTTTCCTGTACACGGAGATTATAGGCATTTTGAAGGGAATTCTCATGCCCATTTAAAATCCTCGTATATGGGTGCGGAAAAGACTATCATTATACATGAAGGGAAATTGGTATTAGGGACCTGGCAGAGTGTATATTTTTGTGAGTTTGATGGACCTAGAAATAGAAAAGTATTTATTAAACTGATATCAGATTGA
- a CDS encoding GNAT family N-acetyltransferase → MKMIIIEKSQEQDVKRIFDIMNTVKETIQDDDLFCADSKEFITMHIHEAGFILKAVYNEEIIGFLIVRIPKYEEDNLGLDIQLNHKELEKVAHIESVVILPVHRGKGLQKRLMMEAENILSKNGFRYLMATVHPKNLPSLNNFTKLGYEIVKTVRKYGGKKRHILLKRNN, encoded by the coding sequence ATGAAGATGATTATTATAGAAAAGTCTCAAGAGCAAGATGTAAAAAGAATATTTGACATTATGAATACAGTTAAAGAAACAATACAGGATGACGATTTGTTTTGTGCAGACAGTAAAGAATTTATCACAATGCATATCCATGAAGCAGGCTTTATTCTCAAAGCGGTGTACAATGAAGAAATCATAGGTTTTCTCATCGTAAGAATTCCAAAATATGAAGAAGATAATTTAGGTCTTGATATTCAGTTAAATCACAAAGAGTTAGAAAAAGTAGCTCATATAGAATCTGTTGTTATTCTTCCTGTCCATAGGGGGAAAGGACTACAGAAGCGACTGATGATGGAAGCTGAAAACATCCTAAGTAAAAATGGATTTAGATATCTTATGGCAACGGTTCATCCTAAGAATCTTCCTAGTCTAAATAATTTTACCAAGTTAGGATATGAGATAGTAAAAACCGTAAGGAAGTACGGTGGAAAGAAAAGACATATTTTATTAAAAAGAAATAACTGA
- a CDS encoding tRNA 2-thiocytidine biosynthesis TtcA family protein — protein MEKYKEIERSIIKKYRKQIWSRFITAINDYQLVQEGDKIAVCISGGKDSMLLAKCMQELQRHGKVKFDLEFLVMDPGYNPMNRQIIIDNAEYLNIPIKIFNTDIYDIVAGVADSPCYLCARMRRGYLYKNAQELGCNKIALGHHFDDVIETILMSMLYGGQIQTMMPKLHSTNFKGMELIRPLYLVKEADILAWKRHHDLKFIQCACRLTENCLLGDSGGGSKRQEMKALIKKFRQTNSNIEMNIFRSVHNVNLNTVIGYTKDKVKHHFLDDYDKYYDE, from the coding sequence ATGGAAAAATACAAAGAAATCGAGCGAAGTATTATAAAAAAATATAGAAAGCAAATATGGTCCAGATTTATTACAGCGATAAACGATTATCAGCTCGTTCAGGAAGGGGACAAGATTGCAGTCTGCATCTCCGGAGGAAAAGATTCCATGCTCCTTGCTAAATGCATGCAGGAATTGCAAAGACATGGGAAGGTAAAATTTGATTTGGAATTTTTAGTGATGGACCCGGGATATAACCCCATGAACAGGCAGATTATCATTGATAATGCCGAATACTTAAATATCCCTATAAAAATATTTAATACAGATATTTATGATATTGTGGCAGGGGTTGCGGATTCTCCTTGTTATTTATGTGCAAGAATGCGAAGGGGCTATCTATACAAAAATGCTCAGGAATTAGGATGCAATAAGATCGCTTTGGGGCATCATTTTGACGATGTGATCGAAACGATTTTAATGAGCATGCTTTATGGCGGTCAAATTCAAACCATGATGCCCAAATTACACAGCACAAATTTTAAAGGTATGGAACTTATAAGACCACTGTATTTAGTTAAAGAAGCGGATATTCTTGCATGGAAAAGACATCATGACCTGAAGTTTATCCAATGTGCCTGCAGGCTAACAGAAAATTGTCTGCTTGGGGATAGCGGTGGAGGATCTAAACGTCAGGAAATGAAAGCATTAATAAAGAAATTTAGACAGACCAATTCAAACATTGAAATGAATATTTTTAGAAGTGTTCATAATGTGAATTTAAATACGGTTATTGGATATACAAAAGATAAAGTCAAACATCATTTTCTGGATGATTACGATAAATATTATGATGAATAA
- a CDS encoding ABC transporter ATP-binding protein, with protein sequence MSRKAKTFLSYYKPYLGLFIADMACAFIAAGINLVFPLIVRYITGDILQSSSTIAVGLIVKVTLLMLFLTLVEYLCNYFITSYGHIMGARMEHDMRNDIFEHLQKLSFSYYDDQKVGHIMSRITNDLFDITELCHHGPEDLLISLTKLIGSFIILMNIDLKLTLIVFAFIPVMFVFAYYYNKKMHNAFKKNREKVSLINAGIEDSLAGIRVVKSFTNEEIELKKFKENNIQFVNSKSNSYHYMAKYHSGINAFGSLIYVALIIGASFLIMKNQINTVDLITFLLYIGTFLEPVRKLVNFGEQFQNGITGFERFYEILSIHPDIEDSKNAVEITNVKGDIAFENVSFQYHGTTDAVFSNINLKINAGDYIALVGPSGVGKTTLCSLIPRFYEVSSGTIKIDNKDIRNIKLKSLRQNIGIVQQDVYLFTGSVMENIRYGKPDATEEEIIEAAKNANAHEFIMELPNGYDTDIGQRGIKLSGGQKQRLSIARVFLKNPPILIFDEATSALDNESEKVVQQSLEKLAKNRTTFVIAHRLSTIKNAKKILVLTENGIAEEGTHEELLAQNGLYAQLYNMQFK encoded by the coding sequence ATGAGTAGAAAAGCAAAAACTTTTTTATCGTATTATAAGCCATATCTAGGATTATTTATCGCAGACATGGCCTGTGCATTTATCGCAGCAGGAATCAACTTAGTGTTTCCTCTGATTGTAAGGTATATAACGGGAGATATTCTACAATCGAGTTCCACAATAGCTGTAGGACTGATTGTTAAAGTAACTTTGCTTATGCTGTTTTTAACATTAGTCGAATACCTGTGTAATTATTTTATTACATCCTATGGGCATATTATGGGTGCTCGCATGGAGCATGATATGCGTAACGATATTTTTGAACATCTGCAGAAACTATCCTTTAGTTACTATGATGACCAAAAGGTTGGGCATATTATGTCTCGAATCACCAATGATTTGTTTGACATCACGGAACTCTGCCATCACGGCCCTGAGGATCTTTTGATTTCATTAACTAAATTAATTGGGTCTTTTATCATCTTAATGAATATTGATTTGAAACTCACGCTTATTGTGTTTGCATTCATTCCTGTTATGTTTGTGTTTGCTTACTATTATAATAAGAAAATGCATAATGCATTTAAGAAAAACAGGGAAAAGGTATCCCTTATTAATGCGGGGATAGAAGACAGCCTCGCTGGAATCCGTGTGGTTAAATCCTTTACCAATGAGGAAATTGAGTTAAAGAAATTTAAAGAAAACAATATTCAATTTGTAAACAGCAAAAGCAACAGTTATCATTATATGGCAAAATACCATAGCGGCATTAACGCTTTTGGTTCTCTGATTTATGTTGCCTTGATTATCGGTGCTTCCTTCTTGATTATGAAAAATCAAATCAATACAGTTGATCTGATTACCTTTTTACTCTATATAGGAACCTTCCTTGAACCCGTAAGAAAACTTGTTAACTTTGGGGAGCAATTTCAAAATGGTATCACTGGATTTGAACGATTCTATGAAATTCTATCCATCCATCCTGATATTGAAGATTCAAAAAACGCGGTAGAGATTACTAATGTAAAAGGGGATATTGCCTTTGAAAACGTTTCTTTTCAATACCATGGAACAACGGATGCGGTTTTCTCAAATATTAATTTAAAAATAAATGCCGGGGATTATATTGCTTTGGTCGGTCCTTCGGGAGTAGGAAAAACCACCCTATGCAGCCTCATCCCAAGATTCTATGAAGTATCCAGCGGAACAATTAAAATAGACAATAAAGATATCCGAAATATCAAATTAAAATCCCTAAGACAGAATATCGGAATCGTTCAACAGGATGTATACCTATTTACCGGTTCTGTAATGGAAAACATTAGATATGGTAAGCCGGATGCGACTGAAGAAGAGATTATCGAAGCAGCTAAGAACGCCAATGCCCATGAATTCATTATGGAGTTGCCCAATGGATATGACACGGATATTGGGCAAAGAGGTATAAAACTTTCCGGAGGGCAAAAACAAAGGTTAAGCATTGCCCGAGTATTTTTAAAAAATCCTCCAATTCTTATCTTTGACGAAGCTACTTCCGCTCTTGATAACGAAAGTGAAAAAGTCGTACAACAGTCTTTAGAAAAGTTAGCAAAGAACAGAACCACATTTGTCATTGCCCATAGACTTTCAACCATCAAAAATGCTAAAAAGATTTTAGTCCTCACCGAAAACGGCATAGCAGAAGAAGGAACTCATGAAGAACTCTTGGCTCAAAACGGTTTATACGCACAGCTATATAATATGCAATTTAAATAA
- a CDS encoding substrate-binding periplasmic protein — MRIKSFIKTEKLFLSVLFLITVFFITSCGSKTTDETIINGSDQNNKEDSVESKTKNDKLIIAIGEWAPYTGEDLPNYGICSEIAAEVLNSMGVDYEFKFCPWERALKETEEGMVWGTFPWFYVEERLSSYYYSSEELWNSRVMLFYHKSNPNIKGANIVFDELEDLKPYKFGGARGYFYEEIFKKGNYRYELTVSIDNALQMLASDRVDFVMEDEGAGFDSIKRLFPNDVDDFGTLEKPYREEKMYLMVSKKYPNGEEYLKKFDEALKRFKESSKYKKIMEQHGGIQ; from the coding sequence ATGAGGATCAAGAGTTTTATTAAGACGGAAAAATTATTTTTGAGTGTTTTGTTCCTTATAACGGTCTTTTTTATAACCAGTTGTGGCAGTAAAACAACTGATGAAACAATAATCAATGGTTCCGACCAGAACAATAAAGAGGATAGCGTCGAATCTAAGACCAAAAATGATAAGCTTATTATAGCAATAGGAGAATGGGCTCCTTATACTGGAGAGGATCTTCCGAACTATGGAATTTGCTCAGAAATAGCAGCAGAAGTATTAAATTCCATGGGTGTAGACTATGAATTTAAGTTTTGCCCTTGGGAACGTGCTCTAAAAGAAACAGAGGAAGGTATGGTTTGGGGAACTTTTCCGTGGTTTTATGTAGAGGAACGTCTTTCATCTTATTATTATTCCAGTGAAGAGCTATGGAATTCTCGTGTCATGCTGTTTTATCATAAATCCAATCCTAATATAAAGGGAGCAAATATAGTATTTGATGAGTTGGAAGATTTAAAACCATATAAATTTGGAGGCGCTAGAGGATACTTCTATGAAGAGATTTTTAAAAAAGGCAATTATCGCTATGAGCTTACGGTTTCCATTGATAATGCCTTACAAATGCTTGCCAGTGATCGAGTGGATTTTGTAATGGAAGATGAAGGAGCAGGTTTTGATTCAATTAAACGACTTTTCCCCAATGATGTAGATGATTTTGGAACATTGGAAAAACCCTATAGAGAAGAAAAAATGTATTTGATGGTTTCAAAGAAGTATCCAAATGGGGAAGAGTATCTTAAGAAATTTGATGAGGCTTTAAAGAGATTTAAAGAGAGCAGCAAATATAAGAAGATTATGGAGCAGCACGGCGGTATTCAATAA
- a CDS encoding HD domain-containing phosphohydrolase, which translates to MAYLKAEDLDVSFLDDPISSDSFRENKKIELNYKVLIVDDEKDVHTITDMALDGLDFGNFGLELLHAYSEREAKRILLQHDDIAVILLDVVMETERSGIEVVSFIRDELKNYDIQIILRTGQPGVAPEEEIIRNYEINDYKTKTELTVEKLYTTIFSAIRNYRNILAIKNQKVGLEMVLNASKSLFKYRSLQDFLNGILVQFNTLITNTTHSMLINEDYPKEKNGFVIADKGNRLIVFAATGEYEKYIGKEVNTISDIDSEVLELINRHHEEDFVKFTDEYLLAYHKGIMNNRNYFYIHYNNADFNLDLVNVFLTNVLTALDNLVANNIHMLNQKNLIFALGEIVEKRDLNTSKHTKRVSKIAAEIAKWAKLPDEMIKSIELSTSLHDIGKIAVSDSILNKKGKLTPEEFEIIKKHTEINFELFSVLDQELRAIAYNISRHHHEKWNGQGYPDGLKGEEIPIEARIVAIADVFDALTHKRPYKEPWSFEDAMDYLEQQKGIQFDPTLIDHVIENKDKIRAILLRYNEGD; encoded by the coding sequence ATGGCTTACCTTAAAGCAGAGGATTTGGATGTATCATTTTTAGACGATCCTATATCATCGGATTCTTTTAGAGAAAATAAAAAAATAGAGCTTAATTACAAGGTATTAATCGTGGATGATGAAAAAGATGTGCACACTATAACTGACATGGCTTTAGATGGTTTAGATTTTGGAAATTTCGGCCTGGAGCTGCTGCATGCTTACAGTGAGCGGGAAGCTAAGCGCATATTACTGCAGCATGACGATATTGCGGTTATTTTGCTCGATGTTGTTATGGAAACAGAACGATCAGGCATTGAAGTAGTAAGCTTTATTCGAGATGAACTCAAAAATTATGATATTCAGATTATTCTAAGGACAGGTCAGCCAGGGGTAGCACCGGAAGAAGAAATCATTAGGAATTATGAAATCAATGATTATAAAACGAAAACGGAATTAACCGTTGAAAAGCTTTATACCACGATTTTTTCTGCTATAAGAAATTATAGGAATATCCTTGCTATAAAGAATCAAAAAGTCGGTCTTGAAATGGTTCTTAATGCTTCAAAAAGTTTATTTAAATATCGATCCCTTCAGGACTTTCTTAATGGTATTCTTGTGCAGTTCAATACTTTAATCACCAATACAACCCATTCCATGCTGATTAATGAAGATTACCCTAAAGAAAAAAATGGATTTGTGATTGCAGATAAAGGCAATCGTTTAATCGTTTTTGCTGCTACAGGAGAATATGAAAAATATATCGGTAAGGAAGTCAATACGATCTCAGATATCGATTCCGAGGTATTAGAGCTAATAAATCGTCATCATGAGGAGGATTTTGTCAAATTCACTGATGAGTATTTGCTTGCTTATCATAAAGGAATTATGAATAATAGAAACTACTTTTATATTCATTATAATAATGCAGATTTTAATCTTGATCTCGTAAATGTATTCTTAACTAATGTTTTGACCGCATTGGATAATTTGGTAGCGAATAATATTCATATGTTGAATCAGAAAAATCTTATTTTTGCTCTGGGTGAAATAGTAGAAAAAAGAGATTTAAACACGAGTAAACATACAAAAAGAGTTTCTAAAATAGCGGCAGAAATTGCGAAATGGGCGAAGCTGCCTGATGAAATGATAAAAAGCATCGAATTGTCAACTTCTCTTCATGATATAGGCAAAATTGCAGTATCTGATAGTATTTTAAATAAGAAGGGAAAACTTACCCCCGAAGAATTTGAAATCATTAAAAAGCATACGGAGATTAATTTTGAACTTTTTAGTGTGCTGGATCAGGAATTACGAGCAATCGCATATAATATTTCAAGACATCATCATGAAAAATGGAATGGCCAGGGATATCCGGACGGCTTAAAAGGTGAAGAGATTCCTATTGAAGCCAGAATTGTGGCCATTGCAGATGTTTTCGATGCCCTTACTCATAAACGACCCTATAAAGAACCCTGGAGTTTTGAAGATGCGATGGATTATCTTGAACAGCAAAAAGGTATTCAATTTGATCCCACCCTCATTGATCACGTCATTGAGAATAAGGACAAGATTCGTGCAATTTTGTTAAGATACAATGAAGGGGATTAA
- the sfsA gene encoding DNA/RNA nuclease SfsA — protein MKLNYEIYYGTFIKRPNRFIAHINVSGEEIICHIPNTGRLKELLYPGVKVMLSYHDSPLRKTKYELRMIQKGNSWISIDSQLPNALAYEAVLNGVIEELKGYPVVKREVSYENSRFDLQLLGKDICFVEVKGVTLEKDHWSYFPDAPTERGRKHIDEMIHAVQNGYRGVILFVVQIEYAKGFSPNAPMDPAFAQKLKEASQAGVEIIAYKCSISTDEIKIVEKIPVKI, from the coding sequence ATGAAACTGAACTATGAAATTTACTATGGTACTTTCATAAAACGGCCAAATCGATTTATTGCCCATATTAATGTATCAGGGGAAGAAATTATTTGCCATATTCCTAACACCGGCAGATTGAAAGAATTATTATATCCGGGTGTAAAAGTGATGCTTTCCTATCATGATTCTCCCCTTAGAAAAACAAAATATGAACTCAGAATGATTCAAAAGGGAAACAGCTGGATTTCTATTGACTCTCAGCTTCCAAATGCTCTTGCTTACGAAGCCGTCTTAAACGGCGTCATTGAAGAATTAAAAGGATATCCTGTAGTCAAAAGAGAAGTCTCCTATGAAAACAGCCGTTTTGACCTTCAGCTCTTAGGAAAAGATATTTGTTTTGTTGAGGTTAAAGGCGTAACTTTAGAAAAAGATCACTGGAGCTATTTCCCCGATGCCCCCACGGAACGAGGCCGTAAACACATTGATGAAATGATTCATGCCGTTCAAAACGGATATCGCGGAGTAATTCTTTTTGTTGTTCAAATTGAGTATGCAAAAGGCTTTAGTCCAAACGCTCCTATGGATCCAGCCTTTGCACAAAAATTAAAAGAAGCTTCCCAAGCAGGAGTCGAGATTATCGCCTATAAGTGCAGCATTTCTACTGATGAAATAAAAATCGTTGAGAAAATTCCAGTTAAAATATAA
- a CDS encoding cysteine desulfurase family protein, giving the protein MIYLDYAATTPACEEALQAFYNVSKSYIGNPNSSHKLGREAKAYLDLCTKNIADRLGVKESEIIYTSGATEANNLAIKGIANSYKRYGKHIISTYLEHSSVTGPLTTLQNSGYEIDYVDILDNGLVDLDHLKELLRDDTILVSIGYVDSELGIEQNIHQIGEILASYPHCFFHVDVTQAIGKIPVSLENVDLATFTPHKFYGLHGCGVLVKKDNIMIEPLIHGGVSTTPFRSGTPTLALVAALEKALSLATSDIEERYNYVKQLNKTLKEKLQQYKNVRINSTDKAVPHIVNISIKGANTMAFQSELEDYDIYVSTKSACCAPNTPSRAVYAITKDRKLALSTLRISLSHHTTEKDIETFLEYFDQCYKKLVK; this is encoded by the coding sequence ATGATTTATTTAGATTATGCTGCCACTACACCTGCTTGTGAAGAAGCTTTACAGGCTTTTTATAATGTTTCAAAATCTTATATCGGTAATCCTAATTCCTCTCATAAATTAGGAAGAGAAGCCAAAGCGTATTTGGATTTATGTACTAAAAATATTGCAGATCGCCTTGGCGTCAAAGAAAGTGAAATTATTTATACCTCTGGGGCTACGGAAGCCAATAACTTAGCAATCAAAGGCATTGCAAACAGCTATAAAAGATACGGCAAGCATATTATTTCAACTTATTTGGAGCATTCATCCGTTACAGGCCCTCTGACAACATTGCAAAATTCAGGATATGAAATAGATTATGTTGATATTTTGGACAATGGTCTCGTTGATTTAGACCATTTAAAAGAATTATTAAGGGATGATACCATACTGGTTTCAATAGGGTATGTGGACAGTGAATTGGGAATTGAGCAGAATATTCACCAAATAGGAGAAATTCTGGCTTCCTATCCTCACTGCTTCTTCCATGTCGATGTTACACAAGCCATAGGGAAGATTCCTGTTTCCTTAGAGAATGTTGATTTGGCTACATTTACTCCCCATAAATTTTATGGACTTCATGGGTGCGGAGTATTGGTTAAAAAAGACAATATCATGATCGAACCACTCATTCACGGTGGAGTGAGCACGACTCCCTTTAGAAGCGGCACGCCCACCCTTGCTCTTGTAGCTGCTTTAGAGAAAGCCCTTAGCTTAGCGACTTCTGATATAGAAGAAAGATATAATTATGTAAAGCAATTAAATAAAACGTTAAAGGAAAAACTGCAGCAGTACAAAAATGTAAGGATCAACAGCACTGACAAAGCCGTTCCCCATATTGTAAATATCAGTATTAAAGGGGCTAATACAATGGCGTTTCAAAGCGAATTAGAGGACTATGATATTTACGTTTCGACAAAATCCGCTTGCTGCGCGCCAAACACGCCATCAAGGGCGGTTTATGCCATTACAAAGGATAGAAAATTGGCTCTGTCCACCTTAAGAATTAGTTTGAGTCATCACACTACGGAAAAAGATATAGAAACTTTTTTGGAGTATTTTGATCAATGTTATAAAAAGTTAGTAAAGTAA
- a CDS encoding diguanylate cyclase domain-containing protein codes for MLSKDSEIFNRVDWFLNVFNNISDFVFLMKVNGDEDFRYLFMNESAKSFTGLTDEAIGRTVHEMMPKNVADLIVQQYKYAIEQKQCITYEDYAVSSSSDSDTTEHLEYFESKITPLFSEAGDCTHIIAVVRDITERKMKEKALKESEEKYRLIADNMTDLVSIIDVNGKITYASPSHQNILGHAPENYVGECIFNYIHPSEIEEVRNQFQDMHIAQKTTTLEFRHIHSDHSWLWLEGKISLVLDDDGNAKHFLLVAREVMERKLFEEKLRYLAFHDTLTDLPNRRLFKTKLVQWINEANKFGQMIAVMYLDIDRFKQVNDTLGHDIGDKLLCQFSQRIKACLRKSDILARLGGDEFCILLMINQKNDAINIAKRIINDIQAKWKIESYEFITTSSIGIAFYEDGLDDETLLKRADIALYHAKESGRNTFQVYS; via the coding sequence ATGCTCTCTAAAGATTCAGAGATCTTTAACCGTGTTGACTGGTTTTTAAATGTCTTTAACAATATCTCAGACTTTGTATTTCTTATGAAAGTAAATGGTGACGAGGATTTTCGTTATTTATTTATGAACGAATCGGCAAAAAGCTTTACAGGACTAACGGATGAAGCAATTGGCCGAACCGTCCATGAAATGATGCCAAAAAACGTTGCGGATTTAATCGTTCAACAGTATAAATATGCCATTGAGCAAAAACAATGCATTACTTACGAAGACTACGCAGTCAGCTCATCCAGTGATTCTGACACCACTGAACATCTTGAGTATTTTGAGTCAAAGATTACTCCCCTATTCAGTGAAGCAGGGGACTGTACCCATATTATTGCTGTTGTTAGAGACATCACTGAAAGAAAAATGAAAGAAAAAGCTCTAAAGGAGAGCGAAGAAAAGTATAGATTAATTGCCGATAATATGACGGACTTAGTGAGTATAATAGACGTTAACGGAAAAATAACCTATGCTTCTCCTTCTCATCAGAATATCTTAGGGCATGCACCGGAAAATTATGTTGGAGAATGCATTTTTAATTATATTCATCCCAGCGAAATTGAAGAAGTTAGAAATCAATTTCAAGATATGCATATAGCACAAAAAACCACAACATTGGAATTTCGGCATATCCATTCTGATCACTCCTGGCTGTGGCTAGAAGGAAAAATATCTCTTGTTCTGGACGATGATGGGAATGCCAAACATTTTCTCCTGGTTGCAAGAGAAGTCATGGAAAGAAAACTATTCGAAGAAAAACTAAGATATTTAGCATTTCATGACACCTTGACCGATTTGCCCAATCGAAGACTCTTTAAAACAAAATTAGTACAGTGGATCAATGAAGCCAATAAGTTTGGTCAAATGATTGCGGTAATGTATCTTGACATTGATAGATTTAAACAAGTAAATGATACTTTAGGACATGATATTGGCGATAAGCTATTATGTCAATTTTCTCAAAGGATAAAAGCCTGCCTAAGAAAATCCGATATATTGGCCCGCTTAGGAGGCGACGAATTTTGTATCTTATTAATGATCAATCAAAAAAATGATGCCATAAACATTGCAAAGAGAATTATTAACGATATTCAAGCCAAATGGAAAATTGAATCCTATGAATTTATTACTACTTCAAGTATAGGCATAGCCTTTTACGAAGATGGCCTGGATGACGAGACTCTGCTTAAGCGAGCAGATATAGCATTATACCATGCTAAAGAAAGCGGAAGAAATACCTTTCAAGTATATTCATAA
- a CDS encoding HAMP domain-containing sensor histidine kinase: MIKKFLSKFDPKFAIMGSMIISVSTIMILSIIINYFLLINDAEKEIDLKLDTLLELSSKGLEGPFWNYDYETAEDFVLGILKDQDVFKVELRDALNNTVVDYQKADIPPKDLIIREIKVYKKDQVIGLCRIGIDGQYRKNKVPVILTRNIVLSIVVIIVLILIVYFQKNTLHEYLLQLEENNKQLLESEKMASLGALVAGIAHEINTPLGIGVTAASRLEALNNKYIALLKSGKMRKEDLVDYMNKIMETTEILQINLNKGAELISSFKKIAVDRSNDLMDRIDIKDYVDKIILSLRHEYKRSKHTIINNLPNITINTYPGRISQIFTNLLINSFIHGFENIEEGTIEINGHEEGNQLIIEFSDNGIGIPKENLNKIFNPFFTTKRGSGGSGLGLNLVYNLVVTKLNGSISCRSKQFEGTTFIIKIPLNLDKGSEELNINAKH; this comes from the coding sequence ATGATAAAAAAATTTTTATCCAAGTTTGATCCTAAGTTTGCAATAATGGGTTCTATGATCATTAGTGTTTCCACAATCATGATTTTATCCATTATTATTAACTATTTTCTCTTAATCAATGATGCAGAGAAAGAAATTGATTTAAAATTGGATACATTGCTGGAGTTATCCTCTAAAGGTCTTGAAGGACCATTTTGGAATTATGATTATGAAACAGCAGAAGATTTTGTTTTGGGTATTCTAAAAGATCAGGATGTTTTCAAAGTAGAACTTCGTGATGCTTTAAATAATACGGTTGTAGATTATCAGAAGGCAGATATTCCTCCAAAGGATTTAATTATTAGAGAAATCAAGGTCTATAAAAAAGATCAAGTTATAGGATTATGCAGAATCGGCATTGATGGACAATACAGAAAGAATAAAGTCCCCGTCATACTAACCAGGAACATTGTATTAAGTATTGTAGTGATTATTGTTCTTATTTTAATCGTATACTTTCAAAAGAATACGCTCCATGAGTACCTTTTACAACTTGAAGAAAATAATAAACAATTACTGGAATCTGAAAAAATGGCGTCATTAGGAGCCCTGGTGGCAGGTATAGCCCATGAAATCAATACCCCCTTGGGTATAGGCGTGACAGCGGCATCAAGGCTTGAGGCATTAAATAATAAATACATTGCTCTTTTAAAAAGCGGAAAAATGCGAAAAGAAGATTTAGTAGATTACATGAATAAAATCATGGAAACAACGGAAATTCTTCAAATCAATTTAAATAAGGGAGCAGAGCTCATTAGCAGTTTTAAAAAGATTGCTGTGGACAGATCCAATGACTTAATGGATCGAATTGATATTAAAGACTATGTAGACAAAATCATTTTAAGTCTTAGACATGAATATAAAAGAAGTAAGCATACTATTATTAATAATTTGCCAAACATTACTATAAATACTTATCCCGGCAGGATATCGCAGATTTTCACCAATCTCCTTATCAATAGTTTTATACATGGGTTTGAGAATATTGAAGAAGGTACAATAGAGATCAATGGTCATGAGGAGGGCAATCAACTGATTATAGAATTTAGCGATAATGGAATTGGAATCCCTAAAGAAAATCTTAATAAGATCTTCAATCCTTTTTTTACAACAAAGAGAGGTTCAGGAGGCAGTGGCTTAGGTCTTAATCTGGTTTATAATTTAGTGGTTACAAAACTAAATGGAAGTATTTCTTGTAGAAGTAAGCAATTTGAAGGCACAACTTTTATAATTAAAATTCCACTAAATCTTGATAAGGGGAGCGAAGAACTTAATATTAATGCAAAACACTAA
- a CDS encoding DUF2164 domain-containing protein → MKNKQKIKFTKEQKQEMINLIKEYFYQERDEDLGDLAADMILTFFIEKLAPGIYNQGVEDAYAFMSDKLQDVFEIQMNTDI, encoded by the coding sequence ATGAAGAATAAGCAAAAGATCAAATTTACAAAGGAACAAAAGCAAGAAATGATCAACTTGATTAAGGAATATTTTTACCAGGAAAGAGATGAAGATTTAGGAGATTTAGCAGCGGATATGATTTTGACTTTTTTTATAGAAAAATTAGCACCTGGTATCTATAATCAAGGAGTAGAAGATGCCTATGCCTTTATGAGCGATAAACTTCAAGATGTATTTGAAATACAAATGAATACGGATATTTGA